In Solanum lycopersicum chromosome 5, SLM_r2.1, the following are encoded in one genomic region:
- the LOC138348687 gene encoding uncharacterized protein — protein sequence MSILRILLDEIKKILEWKENRDTDASSNTWDCSSDTFLYMCFPIELREAKSQEFMNLRQGNITVQEYGIRFNTLSRYTTHMVAESRAQMNMFLYGVSDFVINECRSAMVRAPGYMSQGNVSRTITYPTCPKCGKNHPEEYLIGKEGCFGFGQSGHTVAVTARICCTLFKIARIRKVPNVVTGILRVIDLDVYALLDQEGTLSFVTRYIAFQFSVSTETLSEPFSVSTLDGDLVIARRFEPPTLEKVQLVYDFPKVFPEDLPRVPPEREIDFGIDLLQDTQPISIPSYTMAPEEVKEFKEQLKDLLYKAFIRPSIASWGGAPVLLANKKYGSLRM from the exons ATGAGCATCCTTAGAATTTTGTTagatgagatcaagaagatccTTGAG TGGAAGGAAAACAGGGATACGGATGCATCTTCTAATACTTGGGATTGCTCTAGTGATACCTTTCTGTACATgtgtttcccaatagagttgagagaagcaaagtctcaagaattcatgaacttgaggcagGGAAACATAACAGTACAAGAGTATGGGATAAGGTTTAACACCCTCTCTAGGTATACTACTCACATGGTTGCTGAATCCAGGGCTCAAATGAATATGTTCTTGTATGGAGTGTCGGATTTTGTGATAAATGAGTGCAGAAGTGCTATG GTTAGAGCACCAGGTTATATGTCTCAGGGAAATGTTTCACGCACCATCACTTACCCCACTTGCCCAAAGTGTGGTAAAAACCATCCAGAAGAATATCTCATAGGAAAAGAAGGATGTTTTGGGTTTGGTCAGTCTGGTCACACg GTGGCGGTCACCGCTAGAATATGTTGTACGCTCTTCAAGATTGCAAGAATTAGGAAGGTTCCTAATGTAGTCACTGGTATATTACGAGTcattgaccttgatgtttatgcattgttagatcaaGAGGGTACTCTATCCTTTGTAACTCGTTACATAGCATTCCAATTCAGTGTCAGTACAGAAACTCTCTCAGAgcctttctcagtctctactctagACGGTGACCTAGTTATTGCTAGACG ATTTGAACCCCCAACTCTTGAGAAAGTTCAACTAGTCTATGATTTTCCAAAAGtatttccagaagatcttcccAGAGTCCCTCCTgaaagggaaattgactttggaattgatctccttcaagatacccagcctatttctattccttctTACACAATGGCTCCAGAAGAGGTTAAGGAATttaaagagcagttgaaagacctaTTATATAAGGctttcatcagacctagtatcgCATCATGGGGTGGTGCGCCAGTATTGCTTGCAAACAAGAAatatggttctctcagaatgtga